One genomic region from Candidatus Eremiobacterota bacterium encodes:
- a CDS encoding helix-turn-helix transcriptional regulator produces MTTAASKNVQLLLPLSPSSFYIMLALAQGERHGYHIAKEVEAATGGSVKLRAGTLYRLIKEMLADGWIVEVDRADPIDPRRRYYRLTPWGRKIAHAEAERLADLVRLARSYRLLPASARA; encoded by the coding sequence ATGACGACGGCCGCGTCGAAGAACGTCCAGCTGCTCTTGCCGCTGAGTCCCAGCAGCTTTTACATCATGCTCGCGCTGGCGCAGGGCGAGCGGCACGGGTACCACATCGCCAAGGAAGTCGAAGCGGCGACCGGCGGGAGCGTGAAGCTGCGCGCGGGGACGCTGTACCGGCTCATCAAAGAGATGCTGGCCGACGGCTGGATCGTCGAGGTCGACCGCGCCGATCCGATCGATCCGCGGCGCCGCTACTACCGCCTCACGCCGTGGGGGCGGAAGATCGCGCACGCCGAAGCCGAGCGGCTCGCCGACCTCGTGCGGCTGGCGCGCTCGTACCGGCTGCTGCCGGCGAGCGCGAGAGCGTAA
- a CDS encoding TolC family protein produces the protein MAASAFPAPAGAALPFPAYGAAPSDALTPRPVTGVPTRVTLNQAIAIAAATSPTVEAARAPLHLATATTETARVGARPTFNGNAQLVSPTSLQNGPSGATFTLSQLLYDGGLVLSNIRSAQASEDAARETYRRALQTLTNNVAQAYFGALGAEAQTALAQVIVNQGLAQERLIKAQIDAGTAAPIDLATAHAATIQAQGKVVTAQSQEIVALAQFAHALGLPADADVRPQPTPASGRATTLPAGTPLSYDVALATALTLRPDYLSTIRAADAGRQKVRAARLGNRPTLTGSASHAFQQQQQGFFPQQSSPAVQWLAAVKIPLYDGGLTAANTATAKAQLESAVAAEKSEEQTVQVDVRTALAQLIAAQALLRENDESVDLARRLLEGRQAQYRAGKSVLELYLNAQANYAAAQNAQLSALYALRQAEQAYLYALGTNEVVQAR, from the coding sequence GTGGCCGCTTCCGCATTTCCCGCGCCCGCGGGCGCCGCGCTGCCGTTCCCGGCCTATGGCGCCGCGCCGAGCGACGCGCTCACGCCGCGTCCCGTGACCGGCGTGCCGACTCGCGTGACGCTCAACCAGGCGATCGCGATCGCGGCGGCCACGTCGCCGACCGTCGAGGCCGCGCGCGCGCCGCTCCACCTCGCGACGGCGACGACGGAAACCGCCCGCGTCGGCGCGCGCCCGACGTTCAACGGAAACGCGCAGCTGGTCTCGCCGACCTCGTTGCAAAACGGGCCCAGCGGGGCGACGTTCACGCTGAGCCAACTGCTCTACGACGGCGGGCTGGTGCTCTCCAACATCCGCTCCGCGCAAGCCTCGGAAGACGCCGCGCGCGAGACGTACCGCCGCGCGCTGCAGACGCTGACCAACAACGTCGCGCAGGCCTACTTCGGCGCGCTCGGAGCCGAGGCGCAAACCGCGCTCGCGCAGGTGATCGTCAACCAGGGGCTCGCGCAGGAACGGCTGATCAAGGCACAGATCGACGCCGGGACCGCGGCGCCGATCGACTTGGCGACCGCGCACGCGGCGACGATTCAGGCGCAAGGGAAGGTCGTCACCGCACAGAGCCAAGAGATCGTCGCGCTGGCGCAGTTCGCGCACGCGCTGGGACTCCCGGCCGACGCCGACGTCCGCCCGCAGCCGACGCCCGCGAGCGGCCGCGCGACGACGCTCCCCGCCGGCACGCCGCTCAGCTACGACGTCGCGCTCGCGACCGCGCTCACGCTGCGCCCGGACTACCTCTCGACGATTCGCGCCGCCGACGCGGGCCGCCAGAAAGTGCGCGCGGCGCGCCTCGGCAATCGGCCGACCCTCACCGGCTCGGCCTCGCACGCGTTCCAGCAACAGCAGCAAGGCTTCTTTCCGCAGCAGTCCTCGCCCGCGGTGCAGTGGCTGGCGGCGGTGAAGATCCCGCTGTACGACGGCGGCCTGACCGCGGCGAACACCGCGACCGCGAAGGCGCAGCTGGAGTCGGCCGTCGCCGCCGAAAAGTCCGAAGAGCAGACGGTGCAGGTCGACGTGCGCACCGCGCTCGCGCAGCTCATCGCGGCACAGGCACTGCTGCGCGAGAACGACGAGTCGGTCGACCTCGCGCGCCGGCTGCTCGAGGGCCGGCAAGCGCAGTACCGCGCCGGCAAGTCGGTCCTGGAGCTCTACCTCAACGCGCAAGCGAACTACGCCGCCGCTCAGAACGCGCAGCTCTCGGCGCTGTACGCGCTGCGCCAAGCCGAACAGGCCTATCTCTACGCCCTAGGCACCAACGAGGTGGTACAAGCGAGATGA
- a CDS encoding cation:proton antiporter — protein sequence MSAGLFPFAIALLVAAAALLACALGAPLFARIRQPRVVAELCVGILAGFALAQGAAAFGLPVLTAQVKGILYWISEPALLAYMFCLGYATNLTHLRDGLARSSSIAFSRISVAFTLTFLILSVNWAWGIDPAPSLGGKLAICGAMSVTAFPVMARILDELRMLSSRVGLTALSAAGVDDALAWTLLGVLGAIATGSAAGIDPVLVAFGAGLLTPRLPAISEPLKQVQQWATRLMPLFFTLSGMNAVVTGWVTALPAIALWTAWATVTTAGGSYAAARANRFGKQSSLTIAALMNCRGVVGLIFLSVGLRNGLITQHTYAVLLGVALATTFLTTPIVILTARVRQGAAGGAAQPASALLAEVS from the coding sequence GTGTCAGCCGGACTGTTCCCGTTTGCAATCGCCTTGCTCGTCGCCGCAGCGGCTCTCCTCGCCTGCGCGCTCGGTGCGCCGCTGTTCGCGAGAATTCGCCAGCCGCGCGTCGTCGCGGAGCTCTGCGTCGGTATTCTGGCAGGCTTTGCGCTCGCGCAGGGCGCCGCGGCGTTCGGCCTCCCGGTTCTGACGGCGCAGGTGAAGGGAATTCTGTACTGGATCAGCGAGCCGGCGCTGCTGGCGTACATGTTCTGCCTGGGCTACGCGACGAACCTGACGCACCTGCGCGACGGGCTCGCGCGCTCCTCGTCGATCGCCTTCTCGCGCATCAGCGTCGCGTTCACGCTCACGTTCCTTATCTTGTCGGTGAATTGGGCGTGGGGCATCGACCCCGCGCCCTCGCTGGGCGGAAAGCTCGCGATCTGCGGCGCGATGTCGGTGACGGCGTTCCCGGTGATGGCGCGCATCCTCGACGAGCTGCGCATGTTGTCGAGCCGCGTGGGGTTGACCGCGCTCTCCGCAGCCGGGGTCGACGACGCGCTTGCGTGGACACTGCTCGGCGTGCTGGGCGCGATCGCGACGGGTTCCGCCGCGGGGATCGATCCGGTCCTCGTCGCCTTCGGCGCCGGCCTGCTGACGCCGCGCCTCCCCGCGATCTCGGAGCCGCTCAAGCAGGTGCAGCAGTGGGCGACCAGGCTGATGCCGTTGTTCTTCACGCTGTCCGGGATGAACGCCGTCGTCACGGGCTGGGTGACGGCGCTCCCCGCGATCGCGCTGTGGACCGCGTGGGCGACGGTGACCACGGCCGGCGGGAGCTATGCAGCGGCGCGCGCAAACCGCTTCGGCAAGCAGAGCTCCCTCACGATCGCCGCGCTGATGAACTGCCGCGGCGTGGTCGGATTGATCTTTCTCTCGGTCGGGTTGCGCAACGGCTTGATCACGCAGCACACCTACGCCGTGCTGCTCGGCGTGGCGCTCGCGACGACGTTCCTCACCACGCCGATCGTTATCCTGACGGCGCGTGTGCGCCAGGGCGCCGCCGGCGGCGCCGCCCAGCCTGCGAGCGCACTGCTTGCGGAAGTCTCGTAA
- a CDS encoding ABC transporter ATP-binding protein: MMMIKRAGDDERFSGQKPQLTRPVDARRIARLFLPYWRQELVVLTCIIAAAVLGLAPAILSKHLIDVSLAHRSAPGLTTDVALMIGAALLAALCGVAQGYFNSVVGQGIMRDLRVKLVTHLFAMPISFFTGTKTGKIMNRVTSDVDNVESVVTVTLSSVLTNLTIILSAVAAMLAISWKLSIVALIVLPLMVAPLFPVGKRMYTVKKATREKRDEMQGITQEALSISGITLVKSFVRAAFESTRYARLADELMKAEISLAMVGRWFMGLISAMVTIGPAIVWLAGGYLFLRGEISIGTIVAFVALLARLYGPASQLIGVQVQIVSALAVFERIFEYLDFVREPSGTRELTGDVAGKIGFENVSFSYVPERPALRDVDLTIEPGQVAALVGPSGAGKTTLTHLVSRFYDPQSGRVTIDGADVKEFDVESLRSHIGIVTQETYLFHDTIEANLRYANENATHEEIEAAARAANLLSFIESLPDGFKTVVGERGHKLSGGERQRLAIARVLLKNPQILILDEATSSLDSENEALIQAAFEKVMRGRTSLVIAHRLSTIISADVIFVVDGGRIVESGKHADLLARDGPYAQLYRTQFKSGSAPVRAPEPEREAETVAPNGRPMMKMKMRPAG, encoded by the coding sequence ATGATGATGATCAAGCGCGCGGGCGACGACGAGCGGTTCAGCGGCCAAAAGCCGCAGCTCACGCGTCCCGTCGACGCACGGCGAATCGCGCGGCTGTTCTTGCCGTACTGGCGCCAGGAGCTGGTGGTCCTGACGTGCATCATCGCCGCTGCCGTTCTCGGTCTCGCGCCGGCCATCTTGAGCAAGCACCTCATCGACGTCTCGCTGGCGCACCGCAGCGCGCCGGGGCTGACCACCGACGTCGCGCTGATGATCGGCGCGGCGCTGCTCGCGGCGCTGTGCGGCGTCGCGCAGGGGTACTTCAACTCCGTCGTCGGCCAGGGGATCATGCGCGACCTGCGGGTCAAGCTGGTCACGCACCTCTTCGCGATGCCGATCTCGTTCTTCACCGGCACGAAGACCGGCAAGATCATGAACCGGGTGACCAGCGACGTCGACAACGTGGAGAGCGTCGTCACCGTCACCCTCTCCTCGGTGCTGACCAACCTCACGATCATCCTGAGCGCGGTCGCGGCGATGCTCGCGATCAGCTGGAAGCTCTCGATCGTCGCGCTCATCGTCCTCCCGCTCATGGTGGCGCCGCTGTTCCCGGTCGGCAAGCGCATGTACACGGTGAAGAAGGCGACGCGCGAGAAGCGCGACGAGATGCAGGGGATCACCCAGGAGGCGCTCTCGATCTCCGGCATCACGCTGGTGAAGTCGTTCGTGCGCGCGGCGTTCGAGAGCACGCGCTACGCCCGGCTCGCCGACGAATTGATGAAGGCGGAGATCTCGCTCGCGATGGTCGGCCGCTGGTTCATGGGGCTCATCAGCGCGATGGTCACGATCGGGCCGGCGATCGTGTGGCTGGCCGGCGGCTACCTCTTCCTGCGCGGCGAGATCTCGATCGGTACGATCGTCGCGTTCGTCGCGCTGCTGGCGCGGCTCTACGGGCCGGCGTCCCAGCTGATCGGCGTGCAGGTGCAGATCGTCAGCGCGCTCGCGGTCTTCGAGCGCATCTTCGAGTACCTCGACTTCGTGCGCGAGCCTTCCGGGACGCGCGAGCTGACGGGTGACGTCGCAGGGAAGATCGGCTTCGAGAACGTGAGCTTCTCGTACGTGCCGGAGCGCCCGGCGCTGCGCGACGTCGACCTGACGATCGAGCCGGGCCAGGTGGCCGCGCTCGTCGGTCCCTCGGGTGCGGGGAAGACGACCTTGACGCACCTCGTCTCGCGCTTCTACGACCCGCAGTCCGGCCGGGTGACGATCGACGGCGCCGACGTCAAGGAGTTCGACGTCGAGTCGCTCCGCTCGCACATCGGCATCGTCACCCAAGAGACGTACCTGTTCCACGACACGATCGAGGCGAATCTGCGCTATGCGAACGAGAACGCGACGCACGAGGAGATCGAGGCCGCGGCGCGCGCGGCGAACCTGCTTTCGTTCATCGAGTCGCTGCCGGACGGGTTCAAGACCGTCGTCGGCGAGCGCGGGCACAAGCTCTCGGGCGGCGAGCGCCAGCGGCTCGCGATCGCGCGCGTCCTGCTGAAGAACCCGCAGATCCTCATCCTGGACGAAGCGACCAGCTCGCTCGACTCCGAGAACGAGGCGCTCATCCAAGCCGCGTTCGAGAAGGTGATGCGCGGGCGCACCAGCCTGGTGATCGCGCACCGTCTTTCGACGATCATCTCGGCCGACGTCATCTTCGTCGTCGACGGCGGCCGCATCGTCGAGTCCGGCAAGCACGCCGACCTGCTCGCCCGCGACGGCCCGTACGCGCAGCTCTACCGGACGCAGTTCAAGAGCGGCTCGGCGCCGGTGCGTGCGCCGGAGCCGGAGCGCGAGGCGGAGACCGTCGCGCCGAACGGCCGGCCAATGATGAAAATGAAGATGCGCCCGGCGGGCTGA
- a CDS encoding 4'-phosphopantetheinyl transferase superfamily protein codes for MWRGTVDMEIVPGDLALLDADERERLERMRVPGERARFSSAHAGMRRVFAAYLGAEASAIRFGRARCPRCGSPDHGPPRIVAPETELAFSLSHSGRRWMLAVAPGGPVGIDVEQDAGRDLDAVQHVLSDAERVNFDALAGERERLLFLLRAWTRKEAVCKALGIGLGADVTALEVHPREAGPVEVTFGAGPWDARAWTVAELCGDEDEVAAFARPRGRTRSFVVREVAALLPSK; via the coding sequence GTGTGGCGGGGGACGGTCGATATGGAGATCGTCCCCGGCGACTTGGCACTGCTCGACGCTGACGAACGCGAGCGGCTCGAGCGCATGCGCGTGCCGGGCGAGCGCGCGCGGTTCTCCAGCGCGCACGCCGGGATGCGGCGCGTCTTCGCCGCCTATCTCGGCGCCGAGGCGAGCGCGATTCGTTTCGGGCGCGCGCGCTGTCCGCGGTGCGGCAGCCCGGATCACGGACCGCCGCGCATCGTCGCGCCCGAGACGGAGCTGGCGTTCAGCCTCTCGCACTCGGGCCGGCGGTGGATGCTCGCCGTCGCGCCCGGCGGGCCGGTCGGAATCGACGTCGAGCAGGACGCGGGGCGAGATCTCGACGCCGTGCAGCACGTACTGAGCGACGCGGAACGTGTGAACTTCGATGCGCTTGCCGGTGAGCGCGAGCGCCTTCTGTTCTTGCTGCGCGCGTGGACGCGCAAGGAAGCGGTGTGCAAGGCGCTCGGAATCGGGCTCGGCGCCGACGTGACGGCGCTCGAGGTGCATCCGCGTGAAGCCGGGCCGGTCGAGGTGACGTTCGGCGCCGGCCCCTGGGATGCGCGCGCGTGGACGGTGGCCGAGCTTTGCGGCGATGAGGATGAGGTCGCCGCGTTCGCTCGGCCGCGCGGCCGAACACGTTCCTTCGTGGTGCGCGAGGTCGCTGCGCTGTTGCCGAGCAAATGA
- a CDS encoding aspartyl protease family protein, which yields MSGMSFVSIVLSAVLALAGSPAAQRSGDAEFARGHWDAALTAYAAQLARAPHDPDALRGLGTIYLYRNDLRRARTYLTEAARLNPDDMMTQSRLRALTEREPSAQNFRITMPSDPVRIPFVATDPLPLVRAKIDGKDALLVLDTGGGAVDLTVAGAKRLGVASHVAGIGIFAGGKKAEMRSGRIDRIDVAGLTVRGIPCMVTPEPLKLAGRDVDGSIGTIFLRHFLSTIDYPHGALILRRASDSAAFERTAAANGSAVVPMWLVSDHFIFAPARVNDAADALFSIDTGGEGIGVQLSTEEIAAAKVSLEGARTGSFAGGGGAVRTQSFTVPSVSIGSFTERNVPGLYFPDANQFQIFPFQVGGLLSHEFFRHTELSFDFEAMKLVVTTPTTGP from the coding sequence ATGAGCGGCATGAGCTTCGTCTCGATCGTGCTCTCCGCCGTCCTCGCGCTGGCGGGATCGCCCGCGGCGCAACGCTCCGGCGACGCCGAGTTCGCGCGCGGTCACTGGGACGCCGCGCTTACCGCATACGCGGCGCAGCTTGCGAGAGCGCCGCACGATCCCGACGCGCTGCGCGGGCTCGGAACGATCTATCTCTACCGCAACGACCTGCGCCGCGCGCGCACGTACTTGACCGAAGCCGCGCGCCTCAACCCCGACGACATGATGACGCAGTCGCGGCTGCGCGCGCTCACCGAGCGCGAGCCCAGCGCGCAGAACTTCCGCATCACCATGCCGAGCGATCCCGTTCGGATCCCGTTCGTCGCGACGGATCCGCTGCCGCTCGTGCGCGCGAAGATCGACGGCAAGGACGCGCTGCTCGTGCTCGACACCGGCGGCGGCGCGGTCGACCTCACCGTCGCCGGCGCGAAGCGGCTCGGCGTCGCCTCGCACGTCGCCGGGATCGGCATCTTCGCCGGCGGCAAGAAGGCAGAGATGCGCTCGGGCCGCATCGACCGCATCGACGTCGCCGGGCTGACGGTGCGCGGAATCCCGTGCATGGTGACGCCGGAGCCGCTGAAGCTCGCAGGCCGCGACGTCGACGGCTCGATCGGCACGATCTTCCTGCGGCACTTCCTCTCGACGATCGACTACCCGCACGGCGCGCTGATCTTGCGCCGGGCCTCGGATTCCGCGGCGTTCGAGCGCACCGCCGCGGCGAACGGTTCGGCGGTCGTGCCGATGTGGCTGGTGAGCGACCACTTCATCTTCGCCCCCGCGCGCGTCAACGACGCCGCCGACGCGCTGTTCAGCATCGACACCGGCGGCGAGGGGATCGGCGTGCAGCTCAGCACCGAAGAGATCGCCGCCGCGAAGGTCTCTCTCGAAGGCGCGCGCACCGGGAGCTTCGCCGGCGGCGGCGGAGCGGTGCGCACGCAGTCGTTCACCGTCCCGTCCGTCTCGATCGGCAGCTTCACGGAACGCAACGTCCCCGGCCTCTACTTCCCCGACGCCAATCAGTTTCAGATATTCCCGTTCCAAGTCGGCGGCCTGCTCTCGCACGAATTCTTCCGCCACACAGAGCTCTCGTTCGACTTCGAAGCGATGAAGCTCGTCGTCACCACGCCGACAACCGGACCGTGA
- a CDS encoding Fic family protein: MGRLEPQYWVSDIAGLGIPRRDRAGGRYHAYIPDPLAGRPFKLDGDVAADVADATSAIARLNAGASALTNTEALARLLLRAEAVASSHIEGLRVSPQRLLRADAARAEGAAISDETANEVLANVDAMAYAVHDVAGPVTVKRVLEVHRRLLVHTDKAKHAGVIRTEQNWIGGSDFNPLQAAFVPPPPQAVPHLLDDLAEFCNGDNLPAIAQAAIAHAQFETIHPFADGNGRTGRALIYMVLGRRGLTTRVAAPVSLALATRARDYVRGLDSTRYVGSPSSPQATEAINAWVGFFAAACTRAVADAESFERRVQELQIEWRARLGGVRSDSSAVVLLQHLPAMPLLTVRGAATVLGRTFRAVNRAVDELVDAEVLTPAKAGQRNRVFEARELIDAFTALERQLASPEGITRTSPPVRPVPARPRRNPKVAAQ, encoded by the coding sequence TTGGGAAGGCTAGAACCCCAGTACTGGGTGTCCGACATCGCTGGGCTCGGGATTCCACGAAGGGATCGAGCGGGCGGGCGGTATCATGCATACATTCCCGACCCTTTGGCCGGGCGCCCGTTCAAGCTTGACGGCGACGTCGCGGCGGACGTAGCGGACGCTACGAGCGCGATTGCACGCCTGAACGCCGGGGCCTCGGCGCTCACGAATACCGAAGCGCTCGCTAGACTATTGCTACGCGCCGAAGCGGTCGCCTCGTCACACATCGAAGGCCTTCGTGTATCGCCGCAGCGGCTTCTTCGCGCCGACGCAGCGCGCGCTGAAGGCGCGGCAATAAGCGATGAGACAGCGAACGAAGTGCTCGCGAATGTCGATGCAATGGCGTATGCGGTGCACGATGTCGCCGGACCGGTTACCGTCAAGCGCGTTCTGGAAGTTCATCGGCGGCTTTTAGTGCACACTGACAAGGCTAAGCATGCCGGTGTTATCCGCACCGAGCAAAACTGGATCGGGGGCAGCGACTTCAACCCCTTGCAGGCCGCATTCGTGCCGCCGCCGCCGCAGGCGGTACCGCACTTGCTTGACGATCTGGCAGAGTTTTGCAACGGCGATAACCTGCCGGCGATCGCACAGGCGGCGATTGCGCATGCGCAGTTTGAGACAATTCACCCGTTCGCCGACGGAAACGGTCGCACCGGGCGAGCGCTGATCTATATGGTTCTGGGGCGCCGAGGTTTAACGACGCGCGTTGCTGCCCCCGTCTCGCTGGCACTCGCGACCCGTGCGCGTGACTACGTCCGGGGGCTCGACTCGACGAGATACGTCGGGTCACCCTCATCGCCGCAGGCGACCGAAGCGATAAACGCTTGGGTTGGGTTTTTCGCGGCCGCATGCACGCGTGCCGTCGCCGATGCCGAATCCTTCGAGCGGCGGGTCCAGGAGCTTCAAATCGAATGGCGCGCGCGACTCGGAGGAGTGCGCTCGGACTCGTCAGCGGTCGTCCTGCTGCAGCACCTGCCTGCAATGCCGTTATTGACTGTGAGGGGTGCGGCGACCGTGCTGGGCCGCACGTTTCGTGCCGTCAATCGAGCTGTCGATGAGCTCGTCGACGCGGAGGTGCTGACGCCGGCAAAGGCTGGTCAACGCAACCGGGTTTTCGAGGCGCGTGAACTAATCGACGCGTTCACGGCACTTGAACGACAACTTGCGAGCCCCGAAGGAATCACGCGCACGTCACCGCCTGTGCGTCCGGTGCCCGCGAGGCCTCGGCGTAACCCCAAAGTCGCCGCACAATAG
- a CDS encoding tryptophan 7-halogenase, producing MVTPQSTNGHRDSVDCVVVGAGPAGCTAATLIAMQGHKVTLLERETTPKYKIGESLLPATIHGICPLLGVSEEIKKANFILKHGGTFRWGKNPNPWVFDFASSQKMAGPTSTAYQVERVVFDRILLENARKKGVSVRVGCKVTGTLEEDGRVAGLTFLDEQGDAETIRAKYVVDGAGHESPLARKVGERIFSKYFQNIAVFGYFENGGRLPPPLSGNIFCAAFDEGWFWYIPLRKELTSVGVVIDKSKAGELTNDLPASLARYIEKCKPIKDLLKDATRVTEGIYGEVRARKDYSYANTKFWIPGLALIGDSACFVDPVFSSGVHLATYSGLQVARSVNTYLRGGKANEVAIFDEFEKRYRREYANFYDFLLAFYNVEQEETSYFWEAKKVLGAKTPEDEAFINLVGGVGNNNEELFDAAAFFEQRAELGDTLFPEAAAEPVAPAAGGERGEFYRKLTSEITAMQINSLLGSKRPLEQPLFEDGLVPTRDGMHWAVAAAKA from the coding sequence ATCGTGACACCGCAGTCTACGAACGGACACAGAGATTCGGTCGATTGCGTCGTGGTCGGGGCCGGCCCGGCCGGCTGCACCGCCGCGACGCTCATCGCCATGCAAGGACACAAGGTCACGCTGCTCGAGCGTGAGACGACGCCCAAGTACAAGATCGGCGAATCGCTGCTTCCTGCGACGATCCACGGAATTTGCCCGCTGCTCGGCGTTTCCGAAGAGATCAAAAAGGCGAACTTCATCCTCAAGCACGGCGGGACGTTCCGCTGGGGCAAGAACCCCAACCCGTGGGTGTTCGACTTCGCCAGCTCGCAGAAGATGGCCGGGCCGACGTCGACGGCCTACCAGGTCGAGCGCGTCGTGTTCGACCGCATCCTGCTCGAGAACGCGCGTAAGAAAGGCGTCAGCGTTCGCGTCGGCTGCAAGGTCACCGGAACGCTCGAAGAGGACGGGCGCGTCGCCGGGCTGACGTTCCTCGACGAGCAGGGCGACGCCGAGACGATCCGCGCCAAGTACGTCGTCGACGGCGCCGGGCACGAGAGCCCGCTCGCGCGCAAAGTCGGCGAGCGCATCTTCTCGAAGTACTTCCAGAACATCGCCGTGTTCGGCTACTTCGAGAACGGCGGCCGGCTCCCGCCACCGCTCAGCGGCAACATCTTCTGCGCCGCTTTCGACGAGGGCTGGTTCTGGTACATCCCGCTGCGCAAGGAGCTCACCAGCGTCGGCGTCGTCATCGACAAGTCCAAAGCCGGGGAGCTGACGAACGACCTGCCGGCCTCGCTGGCGCGCTACATCGAGAAATGCAAGCCGATCAAGGACCTGCTCAAGGACGCCACCCGCGTGACGGAGGGAATCTACGGCGAGGTCCGCGCGCGCAAAGACTACTCGTACGCCAACACGAAGTTCTGGATCCCCGGCCTGGCGCTGATCGGCGACTCGGCGTGCTTCGTCGACCCGGTCTTCTCGTCGGGCGTGCACCTGGCGACCTACTCGGGTCTGCAGGTCGCGCGGTCCGTCAACACCTACCTGCGCGGCGGGAAGGCGAACGAGGTAGCGATCTTCGACGAGTTCGAGAAGCGCTACCGCCGCGAGTACGCGAACTTCTACGACTTCCTGCTGGCGTTCTACAACGTGGAGCAGGAAGAGACGTCGTACTTCTGGGAAGCGAAGAAAGTTCTCGGCGCCAAGACGCCGGAAGACGAGGCGTTCATCAACCTGGTCGGCGGGGTGGGCAACAACAACGAAGAGCTCTTCGACGCGGCGGCGTTCTTCGAGCAGCGCGCGGAGCTCGGCGACACGCTGTTCCCCGAGGCTGCGGCCGAACCGGTCGCGCCGGCTGCCGGCGGCGAGCGCGGCGAGTTCTACCGCAAGCTCACCTCCGAGATCACCGCCATGCAGATCAACTCGCTGCTCGGCTCGAAGCGCCCGCTCGAGCAGCCGCTGTTCGAAGACGGCCTCGTCCCGACCCGCGACGGCATGCACTGGGCCGTCGCCGCAGCCAAGGCCTAA